Genomic window (Pseudanabaena sp. FACHB-2040):
GCCAGATTCGCTCAAAAGAGCAGGTCTACGAAATGCTGCAGGCAGATATTGAAGCCGGTACCGGCGAAATCTTTGAGCGCTGCCTGCAGGAATACACCCAGCCCATCGAGGCCGATCTCACAGCAGACGATGAGATGAAGCAGGCCAAAGCCATGCGCAAGCAGCGGGCACTCAAAACCATTCAGAGCGAGTGGGAACGCTGGCAGCAGGAAAATCAAGACAGCGCGATTCTCTCCACGCTGATGCAGGCCCTCACTACCGCTGCACCCGAAGATCGGCTCAGCCACATTCTGCAGGCCCTAGATCCCAATCAGCCGGAAGTACTGACCCGTGATCAGGTAGCAGATCTGGTAAAGATGCTCAGAGGCGCGCCCTCTTCTCAGGCAGACGCGCCCACCTCTGCCGATTTGGCTGCGGGCTTAGCCCAGGGCCTCAAGAGCTGGCAGCAGCTAGAGGGCAATGTCGTGGGTTGGATTTATGAGCAGGGCCAGCAGGCTCTCGGTTTTGGCAACACCTTAGAGCAGCGAGGCCCCTGGAGCTTTTGGGCCAAAGTGACAGAGAGCAGCCACCTCAAGCGACTGTTTGCTGATTTAGGAAAACATCAGACCATCACCCCTGAGGGCCTGCCAATTCCGCTGACCTACCCCGACTGGATAGAGTTGGCCTTTACCATTCAGCGGCTAGAGCTCAGCCTGATTGCCTGGTTCGACAAGCAGCCCTACGATCCCAAAGCCGGAAAACGCCTTTCGATTGCCACCTTCCTCACCTTTGCCGTGGTCTGGAGCGAGCTGTCGAGCCGCTTTAAGCAGCTCGGGCAAAGCGCACTAGCCGAAGGATGCTTTCAGCTGGTGTTGCAGGGTCTGTACCAGTTTTCTCAGCAAGATTACTTTCCCCTCTACGGCGGCCTGTTCACAGCGCTTTCGGGAGAACCTCTGAAGACTCTGCTAGATTACCTCGATCAGCCGCTGCGGCAGGTGCCCAACACCCAAGCCAAAGCCCGAATTCTGACGCTGCTGGGCTACTCTCAGCGGGCACTGGGACAGTATCGACAGGCGCTGCAGTTCCACGAACGGGCCTTAGAAAGCGCCCGCTCTGCTGGAGATCAGCGGTGCGAAATTGCCAACCTCAACCACCTCAGCCGCACTGGGGTAATGCAAAAAGACTACGACAGCGCTATCAGCTATAGCCAGCGGGCGCTGATTTTGGCGCGGCAGGCAGGCGACCGTGTGGGCGAGGCCAATGCACTGGCAAACCTGGGCTACAGCGAAGTCTTCCGTACCCGCGAACAGTCGCCCGACGTGGATCAGTACGAGTCGATTTTGACCTATTTGCAGCAGGGGCTAAAGCTCTCAGAGCAGGTGGGCGACCGGCCCAGTCAGGCCCTTTGCGCCAACAGCTTGGGCGTGGCTCAGGTGATGTTGGCGCAGTACCCAGAAGCGATCGCATCTCTCGAAACGGGCCTGCAGATCTCTCAGGCAATCGGCGATATGTTTTCCCAGGCGATGAACTATGCCTACATGGCCGAAGCTTATCGCGGGCTCGACACCGTTGATATGGCGGTCTATACAGCCAGCCTCAGCATGTATCTGCTGTACCAAATCAACTCGGAGCAGTGGCGGCAGCCCGCTGGCCTGCTAAGCATTTTGTACGGTCAGATTGGGGCAGAGGCCTTTCAGGAGGTGCTGGGCAAGTACCGGGTCGGCTTTCTGCGGCAGATCGGAGTAGATGGGTTTGACTACTTGCCCAAGCTGCTGGCTGAATATCGTCAATCGCTATGAAGGCGTAGCGTGCTATACCGGAAGTAGATGCAGGGGCCGTCCTATCCCTGCCATTTGCCATGCCTTACTACCAGCAGCAGAGCAGCGCCTTTTCTCCCAGCTACCTGAGCGATTTGCGGGGAGCGATTTTGGCCTGCCCGTATTTTGCCACCAACAATTTGAACCGGGACTTTGTCGACACCAAGGGATTTTCGATTGTGTTTCAGCGATCGCACTTGGCCCAAGTCGAGCAGCAGTTTCCCTTTTTCAAGCCCTACTTAGATCGAGCTCTCAGCCCAGCCCACAACGCCTTTTATCTCAACCCGCTGCTGCTGCGCCAAGGGTCGCGCGTCGATCCGCACATCGACCGTTCCCTACGCTCTTACTGCAAAACGGTGCAGCCGCCTGCCGTCGTCAGTGTCCTGTACGTTCAGGTGCCTGCCGATCTGCAGGGGGGAGAATTGGTCTTACGCAACCACCGGCAGCAGGTGGGCAAAATTACTCCCAAAGCCAATACGCTGGTTTGCTTTCAGGGCGACCTGACCCACTCTGTCAACGCGCTGCAAAAGCCTGGGGAAAGGTTGAGCCTGGTTTGCGAGCAATACAGCCTGGATGAGCCAGAACTGAGGGACATTCCACCTTTCACCATCGAGTCCACTGCGGCCTCGGCCAAAAAAGCGAAGGCCAAACGCCGTTCCTAAATTAGGTAAGGTGTGTCATCACACCGCATACCGCACCCATAAATCTCTCGTAGGTTGGCGTTGAGCAAAGTCAGCCCTATCAAATCAATGGCTGCACCCAAAGCAGAGGCCATTGCCCCAGACATCATCCTAAATTTCATCTAAGATGCAAACCTACTGAGGCAAGACCCAAGGAACGCGAGTTGTGATGAACCAGCAGGCAAAAGATTGGTCGTGGCCGTTTTGGTTTTTGGTGCCGCTGTACCCCTACCGCAGGCGGCGCACCCTACGCCACGAGATTGTTAAAGACACAATTTGGACCTTTGACCAGGTGCAGGGCATTCTCTACACCATCGTGCCGTTGCGAATGACGGTGGTGCGGCTAGAGGCAGGCGGGCTGCTGGTCTACGCACCAATCGCCCCCACACGGGAATGTATTCGCCTGGTGCGAGAACTCGAAGCGGTTCACGGTGAGGTACGCCACATTCTGCTGCCCACCGCTTCGGGGCTGGAGCACAAGGTCTTTGTGGGGCCGTTTGCGCGGCAGTTTCCTCAGGCGCAGGTCTGGGTTGCCCCCAATCAGTGGAGCTTTCCGGTTAACCTGCCGCTGCCGTGGCTGGGCTTTCCTAGAGACCGCACGCAGGAGCTACCGATCGATAGCCACCAGGCTCCCTTTGGCGACGAATTTGACTATGCGGTGCTGGATATTGACCTGGGGCGGGGCTCCTTTGGGGAGATAGCGCTGCTGCATGTGCGATCGCACACCCTGCTGCTCACCGACACGCTGCTCTCCATCCCGGCAGAAGCCCCCGCCATTCTGCAGATGGACCCCTACCCTCTGCTATTCCATGCTCGCGAAAGTGCCCTAGACCCAATTGCAGACACGCCAGAAAACCGCCTGAAGGGGTGGCAGCGGATTGCCCTGTTTGCGATTTTCTTCCAACCCGGCTGCCTCAAAACCGTTCAATTGGGGCAGGCCATGCGGGAAGCAATCAAGGCCCCCGATCATTCGGCCAAAGCCTACTTTGGGCTATTTCCCTTCAAGTGGGAGC
Coding sequences:
- a CDS encoding DUF4336 domain-containing protein — protein: MNQQAKDWSWPFWFLVPLYPYRRRRTLRHEIVKDTIWTFDQVQGILYTIVPLRMTVVRLEAGGLLVYAPIAPTRECIRLVRELEAVHGEVRHILLPTASGLEHKVFVGPFARQFPQAQVWVAPNQWSFPVNLPLPWLGFPRDRTQELPIDSHQAPFGDEFDYAVLDIDLGRGSFGEIALLHVRSHTLLLTDTLLSIPAEAPAILQMDPYPLLFHARESALDPIADTPENRLKGWQRIALFAIFFQPGCLKTVQLGQAMREAIKAPDHSAKAYFGLFPFKWEPDWEASFYALHGNGRPFIAPILQTLILDHDLQGVAAWAEQVASWDFERIIPAHFDAPIETNAYEFAQAFAALQHPPEAAIFGSQSQPLLTADVDFIRKLEETLDRRGITSTPQATSSDK
- a CDS encoding 2OG-Fe(II) oxygenase; this encodes MPYYQQQSSAFSPSYLSDLRGAILACPYFATNNLNRDFVDTKGFSIVFQRSHLAQVEQQFPFFKPYLDRALSPAHNAFYLNPLLLRQGSRVDPHIDRSLRSYCKTVQPPAVVSVLYVQVPADLQGGELVLRNHRQQVGKITPKANTLVCFQGDLTHSVNALQKPGERLSLVCEQYSLDEPELRDIPPFTIESTAASAKKAKAKRRS
- a CDS encoding tetratricopeptide repeat protein, giving the protein MGDRYLELIDRIVTATLKGQIRSKEQVYEMLQADIEAGTGEIFERCLQEYTQPIEADLTADDEMKQAKAMRKQRALKTIQSEWERWQQENQDSAILSTLMQALTTAAPEDRLSHILQALDPNQPEVLTRDQVADLVKMLRGAPSSQADAPTSADLAAGLAQGLKSWQQLEGNVVGWIYEQGQQALGFGNTLEQRGPWSFWAKVTESSHLKRLFADLGKHQTITPEGLPIPLTYPDWIELAFTIQRLELSLIAWFDKQPYDPKAGKRLSIATFLTFAVVWSELSSRFKQLGQSALAEGCFQLVLQGLYQFSQQDYFPLYGGLFTALSGEPLKTLLDYLDQPLRQVPNTQAKARILTLLGYSQRALGQYRQALQFHERALESARSAGDQRCEIANLNHLSRTGVMQKDYDSAISYSQRALILARQAGDRVGEANALANLGYSEVFRTREQSPDVDQYESILTYLQQGLKLSEQVGDRPSQALCANSLGVAQVMLAQYPEAIASLETGLQISQAIGDMFSQAMNYAYMAEAYRGLDTVDMAVYTASLSMYLLYQINSEQWRQPAGLLSILYGQIGAEAFQEVLGKYRVGFLRQIGVDGFDYLPKLLAEYRQSL